Proteins encoded within one genomic window of Gambusia affinis linkage group LG23, SWU_Gaff_1.0, whole genome shotgun sequence:
- the atp6v1e1b gene encoding V-type proton ATPase subunit E 1, giving the protein MALSDADVQKQIKHMMAFIEQEANEKAEEIDAKAEEEFNIEKGRLVQTQRLKIMEYYEKKEKQIEQQKKIQMSNLMNQARLKVLKARDDMISDMLNEARQRLANIAKDPARYPALLDGLILQGFYQLLEPKVTIRCRKQDIQMVQASIQKNIPIYKAAVKNNLEVRIDQENFLSPDLSGGIEIYNSNGKIKVSNTLESRLDLMAQQMMPEIRVAVFGANPNRKFLD; this is encoded by the exons ATGGCGCTCAGCGATGCCGACGTTCAGAAGCAG ATTAAACATATGATGGCCTTCATAGAGCAGGAGGCCAatgagaaggcagaggaaattGATGCAAAG GCAGAGGAAGAGTTCAACATCGAGAAGGGCCGTCTGGTCCAAACCCAGCGGCTGAAGATCATGGAGTACTACgagaagaaagagaagcagattgagcagcagaagaagat TCAAATGTCAAACCTGATGAACCAGGCTCGACTGAAGGTGCTGAAGGCCCGCGACGATATGATCTCA GATATGCTGAACGAAGCTCGCCAGAGGCTTGCTAACATCGCTAAAGATCCAGCTAGGTACCCAGCTCTGTTGGATGGTTTGATCCTGcag GGTTTCTATCAGCTGCTAGAGCCCAAAGTGACGATCCGCTGTCGTAAGCAGGACATTCAGATGGTACAG GCGTCCATCCAGAAAAACATCCCCATTTATAAAGCAGCTGTGAAGAACAACCTGGAGGTCCGGATTGACCAGGAAAACTTCCTCTCTCCAGATTT GTCTGGAGGTATTGAGATCTATAACAGCAACGGGAAAATCAAAGTTTCCAACACCCTGGAGAGCAGACTGGACCTAATGGCTCAGCAG ATGATGCCTGAGATCCGAGTGGCTGTCTTCGGCGCCAACCCGAACCGCAAGTTTTTGGACTGA